One Loxodonta africana isolate mLoxAfr1 chromosome 4, mLoxAfr1.hap2, whole genome shotgun sequence genomic region harbors:
- the LOC100666327 gene encoding olfactory receptor 8S1-like — protein sequence MALRNHSTITEFILIGLSTDPHIEALLFSLFLVIYLLTMMGNLMMMLVIRAHSRLHTPMYFFLSNLSFLDLCFSSVTLPKLLEDLRSEKKTISVEGCLAQVFFVFLTAGTEACLLSVMAYDRYAAICHPLLYGQVMSNQRCVKLMLASWGLASLNAVVILLLAINMDFCEAQTIHHFTCELPALFPLSCSDISININILLSASLLHGLGTIIPIFLSYARIISTILGISSTTGRSKAFSTCSSHLIAVVLFFGSGFLCYLMPPSGSSLNVLISLQYSVVTPLMNPLIYSLKNKEVKAAVKKILGKFL from the coding sequence ATGGCCTTGAGGAACCACAGCACCATCACGGAGTTTATTCTCATTGGGCTGTCCACTGACCCCCACATTGAGGCTCTGCTATTTTCACTCTTCCTGGTGATTTATCTTCTGACCATGATGGGGAACTTGATGATGATGCTGGTGATCAGGGCACATTCCCgcctccacactcccatgtacttcttcttGAGTAATCTGTCATTCCTGGACCTTTGTTTCTCTTCTGTCACTCTGCCCAAGCTGCTGGAAGACCTCCGGTCTGAGAAGAAAACCATCTCAGTAGAGGGCTGCCTGGCTCAAGTCTTCTTTGTGTTTTTAACTGCAGGAACTGAAGCCTGTCTGCTCTCAGTGATGGCTTATGACCGCTATGCTGCCATCTGCCACCCGCTGCTCTATGGCCAGGTGATGAGCAACCAGCGCTGTGTGAAACTGATGTTGGCCTCATGGGGCCTGGCCTCTCTCAATGCAGTTGTGATTTTGCTCTTGGCTATTAATATGGACTTCTGTGAAGCCCAGACTATACACCACTTCACCTGTGAGCTACCCGCTCTCTTCCCCTTGTCTTGCTCTGATATCTCCATCAATATCAATATCCTACTCAGTGCCAGCTTGCTGCATGGACTTGGAACCATCATCCCAATTTTCTTATCCTACGCACGTATTATCTCCACTATCTTGGGCATCAGCTCCACCACAGGCAGAagcaaggccttctccacctgctcctctcaccttaTTGCGGTGGTCCTGTTCTTTGGTTCAGGTTTTCTTTGCTATCTCATGCCTCCATCTGGTTCCTCCCTGAATGTTCTCATATCTTTGCAGTACAGTGTGGTCACACCCCTGATGAATCCACTTATCTACAgcctaaaaaacaaggaagtaaAGGCAGCTGTGAAAAAGATATTGGGAAAATTTCTATAA
- the LOC100666609 gene encoding olfactory receptor 8S1-like, giving the protein MALGNHSTITEFLLLGLSADPKIQALLFVLFLMIYLLTLMGNLMMILVIHTDSKLHTPMYLFLSHLSSQDLFYSSVTVPKMLENLLSQRKAISVDGCLAQVFFVFATTGIEACLLSVMAYDRYAAICHPLLYGQMMSKQVCVRLVWGSWVVAFLDALINTLLALNLDFCELQTIPHYSCELPSLFPLSCSDTSTNAAMLLCSALFHAIGTCLLIFFSYARIVATILSISSTSSRSKAFSTCSSHLTAVSLFYGSAVLRYLMPTSGSPLELILSIQYSVITPLLNPLIYSLKNKEVKAALRRMMLRCLRYLR; this is encoded by the coding sequence ATGGCCTTAGGGAACCACAGCACCATCACTGAGTTTCTCCTCCTTGGGCTGTCTGCTGATCCCAAGATCCAGGCTCTGCTCTTTGTGCTGTTCCTGATGATTTACCTCCTGACCCTAATGGGGAACCTGATGATGATACTTGTGATCCATACAGATTCTAAactccacacacccatgtacctCTTCCTGAGTCATCTCTCCTCCCAAGACCTCTTCTATTCGTCAGTCACAGTGCCCAAGATGCTAGAGAACCTCCTGTCTCAAAGGAAAGCCATCTCAGTAGATGGCTGTCTGGCTCAGGTCTTCTTTGTGTTTGCCACGACAGGGATTGAGGCCTGCCTGCTCTCCGtgatggcctatgatcgctatgCTGCCATTTGCCATCCTCTGCTCTATGGACAGATGATGAGTAAACAGGTGTGTGTGAGGTTGGTGTGGGGCTCTTGGGTCGTGGCCTTTCTGGATGCACTCATCAACACCCTCCtggctttgaatttggacttctgtgaGCTCCAAACCATCCCCCACTACTCCTGTGAGCTGccctctctcttccctctctcctgCTCTGACACGTCCACCAATGCTGCAATGTTGCTCTGCTCTGCCCTTTTCCATGCCATTGGAACCTGCCTCCTGATCTTCTTCTCCTATGCCCGTATTGTCGCCACCATTCTGAGCATTAGCTCCACCTCTAGCAGAagcaaagccttctccacctgctccTCCCACCTCACTGCAGTAAGCTTATTCTATGGCTCAGCTGTTCTCCGATATCTCATGCCAACATCAGGCTCTCCACTGGAGTTGATCCTCTCCATTCAGTACAGTGTAATCACTCCCCTACTGAATCCTCTCATCTACAGCCTGAAAAACAAGGAGGTGAAAGCAGCGCTGAGAAGAATGATGCTAAGATGCTTACGATATCTCAGATAG